The window TATTGTACTAGATGAACTAGACAAAGAATTAGAGAAAAGAGGGCATAAATTTGTTCGTTATGCCGATGACTGTAATATTTACGTGAAGTCAAAACGGGCTGGTGAAAGAACCATGGCTAGTGTCAAACGATTTATTGAGGGAAAACTTCGTCTAAAAGTCAACGAGAAGAAATCTGCGGTTGACCGACCATGGAAACGAAAGTTTCTAGGATTTAGTTTTACACCTTCAAAAGAGCCAAAAGTTCGGATTGCCAAGCAAAGTCTAAAACGAATGAAGAAAAAGGTGCGAGAAATCACGTCAAGAAAAATACCATACCCAATGGAATATCGGATTAAGAAACTTAACCAATATCTACTTGGATGGTGTGGATATTTTGCATTAGCAGACACAAAGAGTATCTTTGAAGATTTGGATGGCTGGATTCGACGAAGACTCCGGATGTGTTTATGGAAAAACTGGAAAACCTCAAAGACCAGGATACGCAACCTCATAAAACTAGGAGTTCCTGAATGGAAAGCTTATGAATGGGGGAACAGTCGTAAAGGTTATTGGCGAATCTCAAAAAGTCCCATATTACACAGAACCCTTGGAAACTCCTATTGGAGTAACCAAGGGCTTAAAAGTCTACAGAAACGTTATGAATTCTTGCGTCATTTATCTTGATTGAACCGCCGTATACGGAACCGTACGTACGGTGGTGTGAGAGGACGGGGGTTAATCACCCCCTCCTACTCGATCGAAAAAAGGATTGTATTCTTTCGTATATCGTCATGAGCCGGTTGCGGATTTCTCTACTATTTTTACATTCTGAAATCAAAATGTAACATAAATTTTCAATGAGTGAAAGATATTCAATGCTATAATGAGTTTTGAGTTGAAAATTCGCTAGATTTTGCGATTTTTCCCAAAAAAAATGGGTTAGAGTCATAAATTCGACAAGAAATAAAAGACTTAGGTGGTTTTAAAATGATAGAAATGAAGGATGTTTTTAAGCAATATCCGAACGGCGTAGTGGCGGCCAATGGTTTTAATGTAAGGATTGGTAAAGGAGAATTCGTTTACATCGTTGGCCCGAGCGGTGCAGGCAAGTCCACTTTTATCAAGCTGATTTATAGGGAAGAAAAACCGACAAAAGGCACCGTGATTGTCAATGGGACCACCGTTTCTACCTTGAAAAACAGCAAAGTTCCGTTTTTGAGGAGAAATATTGGAGTTGTCTTCCAAGATTTTAAACTGCTGCCGACGCTGACTGTTTATGAAAATGTCGCCTTTGCGTTGGAAGTGATTGAAGAAGAACCGGAAAAAATTAGAAAAAGAGTCATGGAAGTACTGCAATTGGTCGGCTTAAAGCATAAAGCGAGAATGTTTCCCGATGAGCTTTCAGGCGGGGAACAGCAGCGTGTTTCGATTGCGCGCTCGATTGTGAATCGTCCGAAAGTGGTGATCGCGGATGAACCAACCGGAAATTTAGACCCTGAGACATCTTGGGACATTATCAATCTTTTTGAAAAAATCAACCGAACAGGCACGACGATTGTCATGGCGACTCACAACAAAGAAATTGTCAATACAAACCGCCATCGGGTGATTGCTATTGATAACGGGCGGATTGTACGTGACGAGCAGCGAGGTGAGTACGGATATGAAAGCTAGAACAGTGCGTCGCCACTTTCGAGAAAGTTTTAAGAGCCTCGGCCGCAACGGCTGGATGACGTTCGCATCCGTTTCGGCAGTGACCGTCACTTTATTGATGGTCGGAGTGTTTCTGATCATTTTATTTAATATGAACAAAGCAGCCACGGATATGGAAAAAGACGTCGAAATCAGGGTGCATATTGCTCTTAACGCCAATAAGCAAGACGAACAAGAGCTCAAAGAACAAATTGAATCGATGCCCCAAGTGAAATCCGTCCAGTTTTCCTCAAAAGAACAAGAATTGCAAAATTTGATTAAAGACATGGGAGACGAATTTAAACTTTTTAAACAAGATAATCCTCTTTACGATGTGTTCATCGTCAAAACGAAAAATCCGAAAGATACGTCAAAAGTGGCTGAGAAAATCAGTCATTTCGATCATACGGAAAAAGTTGTCTACGGAGAAAAGAAAATCAAAAAATTGTTTCGGGTGCTTGAAACGGCAAGGAATGTCAGCCTTGTGCTTCTGATAGGATTATTGTTCACCGCCATGTTTTTAATTTTGAACACGATTAAAATGAACATCTTTTCAAGACGAAAAGAAATTGAAATTATGAGACTCGTTGGAGCCACCAATTCGTTTATTCGCTGGCCTTTTTTACTGGAAGGGCTTTGGATCGGAATTTTAGGTTCTGTCATTCCAATCGCATTTGTGGCGGTCGTCTATAAAGTAATCTATCAATATTTTCAAACGCATGTGCATGATCATTTTATCCAAATTCTTTCCTATACGCCTTTTGTGTTCCAAGTAAGCGCCATTATTTTATTGGTCGGCGTTTTTATCGGAATGTGGGGAAGCTTCTTGTCTGTTCGCCGCTTCTTGAAAATTTAAAGTTTTTTAGATCTACATACTTGTAACGTTAAAAAAATGATAGGGAAAGGGGATTTATGGTGAAAAAGAGAGTCGTTCTTTCAGCCGCTTTGGCTGCTTCTTTAGGGCTTGGAAGCAATTTTGGCTTCACAAAAGCCGCTTTTGCTTCCAAAATTTCAGATTTGGAATCGAAAAATACACAAATCGAACAAAAAAAGGCGGACCTCAAGCATCATCTTCAAGAAAAAGACCAAAAACTAAACGAGCTAAAAGACCAGCAAAGCAAGTTGGCGAAAGAAATAAAAGCGATCGATATGGCTGCTCAAGATGCCGAATTAAAAATTGCTGAGAAACAAAAACAAATGAAAGAGACAAACGAAAAAATCGAAAATCTGAAAAAAGAAATTAAAGTAATTCAAAAGCGTATTCAGGAACGGAACGAAGTGCTTAAGGAACGGGCACGTGCACTTCAGCAAAGCGGGGGAAGCGCTAGCTACATAGACGTGCTGCTTGGTGCTGAAAGTTTTAGTGATTTTATCGACCGCGCCACAGCGGTGACTGCTCTTGTAAACGCCGATAAAACGATTTTGGATGAGCAAAAAAAAGATGAAGAAAAGCTAGAGAATAATCGCAAAGAAGTAGAAAAAGAGTTGGACCGTTTAACAGGAATGGTGCAGGATTTAAAAGATTTAACGGCACGTTTAAATGCCAAACGAACGGAAAAAGACTCGTTGATGAGGCAGTTGGCAAAAGAGCAGAAAGACGTTGAAAACGATAAATTAAGCCTTCAAGAAGAGCAAGAATTGCTGGCATCTCAACAGTCGGCTATTCAACAAGCGATTCAAAGCGAGAAAAACCGAAAAAAAGAGGCCGCACAAGCACCACAGCCAACTGGCAATGAACATTCCGTTCAGTCCGCCAGCCAAGGTCCGATGCCTGAAGTTTCGTCTGGGGCCTTTACTCGGCCGGCAGCCGGGGTGATTTCTTCTGAGTTTGGCGCTAGAGGTTCTGAATTCCATGAAGGAATCGATATCGCGAACAGCGGCTCCAACGTTCCAATAGTGGCTGCCGCATCAGGAGAAGTGATTCGCTCCTATTATTCTACTTCTTATGGAAACTGTATTTTTATTTCACATTCCATTAATGGAAAAGTATTTACGACGGTTTATGCCCATATGTCCGCGCGTCTCGTCCAATCGGGACACGTTTCGAAAGGACAAGTGATCGGTTATATGGGAAGCACGGGACAATCAACCGGCCAGCATCTTCATTTTGAAATTCATGAAGGGCCATGGACTCCGGATAAAAGATATGCTGTTAACCCACGGAAATATATTAATTTTTAGGGTATAGAAGAGCTTGACACATGTCAGGCTCTCTTTTTCATTTTGAAAAAAATCGATGGACAGCTACACGAGCCCGGGCATTTGAGGGGCAATTGGAATATGTTATTCTGTACTCACAAATGGAGGTGTTATGATGGGCGGAGCTTATGCAGGTGGCTTTGCGTTGATTGTTGTGTTGTTTATTTTGTTGATTATTGTTGGTACGGCTTTCGTTGGTTTCGGTTACTAGTAAGGTGCTTATTGCGAAGAAGTATGTTTGACATTTGGAAAAAGTTTCGACAAAATCGGTTATCAAAATTAAATGTGTTCAAACATTGCCTTGCTTTCTTACTATCCCGGCAGTAGCGTTTTAACGCGAAGTCTGGAAAAAGGTTGAACATTGAATTTCATTATACGGGCTGATTTTTAGAGGCATTCTCTCTGAATCAGCCTGTTGTTTGTATGTCGGTCTTATTCATGATCTCATTTTTAAACACGGCTAAGAACTAACCATTCCTCATAGACGCTGATGACTTCTAAAACAGTTTTCATCAACAGTAAGAATACATTTTGCAACACGCTAATTGAACAAATGAAATTAAAGAATTCTAAAAAATAATAATCTTCAAAATTGGGTATTTATGCAACGAAAAAATTCTTTACAATGGAAGTGTGGGCTCTTCCTCTTGATGATGTATAAAATTTTGTGTCAAGCATTTAGTTAGACCAAAAGAAAAAGGTAGGGTATTCTCTGATTTGACCAATCATCTAGAGAAAGGAGTACCCTACCTATGTCTAAGAGTATATCGAATATAGATTGGATGAATCAACTGGAAAACGTTATTCGTGAGTTTGTAAAGGAAAAATTAGAGCTGATCATGAAGGAAGAAATCCAGACTTTCCTCGAAATGGAACAAGAGGGAACGTCGAATAGAAGAAACGGCTATTACCATCGAAACCTAGACACGCAGTATGGTCGTATCGAAGGACTTTCTGTTCCAAGAGACCGAAAGGGGGAATTTCAAACGCAGCTGTTCACCCCTTACCAACGCCATACGGGCTGGCTCGAGGAAGCCATCATCAAGATGTATCAAAGTGGTATGAGTACGCGTGAAATTGGCAAGTTTATTGAACGAATTTTAGGCAAGGCCTATTCTCCTTCAACGATCAGTCGTATGACCGATATCGTGAAAGAAGACATTGAGAAATGGCACAAACGTCCCCTGAACAAACGTTATTCTGTCTTATATTTAGACGGATTGTATGTAAAACTTCGTCGCGATACCGTGGAGAAAGAAGTGATTTATGTGGTGTTGGGGGTCAACGAAGAAGGATATCGCGAAATTCTTGATTTTTTCGTAGGAGGACAGGAGAGTGCCTATGGATGGCAAGAGATTCTTCAACAGCTCTACAAAAGAGGCGTACAGGAAGTGCTTCTGGGCGTATTTGATGGCCTTCCGGGGCTAGAGGAAGCCTTTAAGGCTGTTTATCCGAAAGCCGATGTGCAGCGCTGTGTCGTTCACAAAGTACGTAATACCTTAAATCGTGTTCGGAAAAAAGATCAATTTGAAGTGGCAGAGGATCTCAAACTGATTTATCGCGCACCGAATAAGGAGATTGCGTTACAGATGTTTCAACAGTTTGAGTCGAAATGGTCGAACAAGTATCCGAGAGAAGTTCAATCTTGGGCCAATGAGTTGGATGTCCTCCTTACATTTATGGATTATCCAAGCAGTATTCGAAGTGTGATTTACACGACCAATGCCATTGAACGAACGATCAAAGAGATTCGGAAACGTCTAAAGCCGATGAACAGTTTGAGTAGTTTAGAAGCCGCTGAAAAAGTCGTGTATTTGACCATCCAAGATTTTAATGAGAAATGGGCAGGACGAAAATTACGAGGATTTGCTGAAGCCTATGAAACCCTTCAACAAATGTTTGAAAAACGTTATAACTAACCAAATATTGTAAACGAACAAAATAAAGGGATTCTCCCTTTCCACACAGGAGACTGAATATTCAGTCTCCTGTGTGGAGGAAATCGAACCCCTATCCATTCCAAATCCATTTCAGAGATACCCTATCTATCTTACATAACACAAAATTCTTGACGGTACCTTCCTCTTCCAATCAAGTCGTAAGGATAACCCATCGAACATTTTTTATTTAGTAAATTAGGTTTTCCCTTCCCCATTAAAAAACTTTTCGAACAAATAACCCAAACTGGACTTTTACACCAAGAAACTTGCATATAGGCTCGCTTTTTCCTCAATGGAAGAAATGAGTGGCACAATGCTTGACGATCAATGCATAGCCATTGAACCACTGCAAAGGAGAGGAGAATGATGAATGATAAAACCAATAAAAGATGTAAGGAAGGAGTTCATTTTAAAATTTTTTAAAGAGCAATGGGGGAGCACAGAAATGGTGACATCAAGCGGTACATACGATTGCTTGGAATTGGATGGATTTGTCTCTCTAAACTTAAAAGGAGAAATCAATGGATTCATTACTTTTTACATTTCAAAAGATGAATGCGAAATTATATCGTTGGATAGTATGGAAGAAAATAAAGGCATTGGAACTTCTTTGCTGAATCGTGTTGAATTTTTTGCTAAAGAACAAAATTGTAAGAAAATGAAACTGATTACGACTAATGATAATTTGAGGGCTATCCGATTTTATCAAAAAAGAGGATATCAATGTGTAAAGGTCATCCCG of the Bacillus smithii genome contains:
- the ltrA gene encoding group II intron reverse transcriptase/maturase, which encodes MLLNQILSRENMLLALQRVEKNKGSHGVDMMPVQNLRQHIVENWISIKEAILKGTYEPMPVRRVEIPKPDGGVRLLGIPTVTDRLIQQAIAQVLSRIYDPMFSEHSYGFRSNRSAHDAVRKAKGYIRDGYRWVVDMDLEKFFDRVNHDRLMSTLAKTIKEKPLLKLIRKYLQAGVMINGVVSRTEEGTPQGGPLSPLLSNIVLDELDKELEKRGHKFVRYADDCNIYVKSKRAGERTMASVKRFIEGKLRLKVNEKKSAVDRPWKRKFLGFSFTPSKEPKVRIAKQSLKRMKKKVREITSRKIPYPMEYRIKKLNQYLLGWCGYFALADTKSIFEDLDGWIRRRLRMCLWKNWKTSKTRIRNLIKLGVPEWKAYEWGNSRKGYWRISKSPILHRTLGNSYWSNQGLKSLQKRYEFLRHLS
- a CDS encoding GNAT family N-acetyltransferase; the encoded protein is MIKPIKDVRKEFILKFFKEQWGSTEMVTSSGTYDCLELDGFVSLNLKGEINGFITFYISKDECEIISLDSMEENKGIGTSLLNRVEFFAKEQNCKKMKLITTNDNLRAIRFYQKRGYQCVKVIPNAVNIARKKKPEIPLMNPENHIPIRDEFLFVKEIQ
- a CDS encoding murein hydrolase activator EnvC family protein; the protein is MVKKRVVLSAALAASLGLGSNFGFTKAAFASKISDLESKNTQIEQKKADLKHHLQEKDQKLNELKDQQSKLAKEIKAIDMAAQDAELKIAEKQKQMKETNEKIENLKKEIKVIQKRIQERNEVLKERARALQQSGGSASYIDVLLGAESFSDFIDRATAVTALVNADKTILDEQKKDEEKLENNRKEVEKELDRLTGMVQDLKDLTARLNAKRTEKDSLMRQLAKEQKDVENDKLSLQEEQELLASQQSAIQQAIQSEKNRKKEAAQAPQPTGNEHSVQSASQGPMPEVSSGAFTRPAAGVISSEFGARGSEFHEGIDIANSGSNVPIVAAASGEVIRSYYSTSYGNCIFISHSINGKVFTTVYAHMSARLVQSGHVSKGQVIGYMGSTGQSTGQHLHFEIHEGPWTPDKRYAVNPRKYINF
- the ftsE gene encoding cell division ATP-binding protein FtsE, encoding MIEMKDVFKQYPNGVVAANGFNVRIGKGEFVYIVGPSGAGKSTFIKLIYREEKPTKGTVIVNGTTVSTLKNSKVPFLRRNIGVVFQDFKLLPTLTVYENVAFALEVIEEEPEKIRKRVMEVLQLVGLKHKARMFPDELSGGEQQRVSIARSIVNRPKVVIADEPTGNLDPETSWDIINLFEKINRTGTTIVMATHNKEIVNTNRHRVIAIDNGRIVRDEQRGEYGYES
- a CDS encoding IS256 family transposase, which produces MSKSISNIDWMNQLENVIREFVKEKLELIMKEEIQTFLEMEQEGTSNRRNGYYHRNLDTQYGRIEGLSVPRDRKGEFQTQLFTPYQRHTGWLEEAIIKMYQSGMSTREIGKFIERILGKAYSPSTISRMTDIVKEDIEKWHKRPLNKRYSVLYLDGLYVKLRRDTVEKEVIYVVLGVNEEGYREILDFFVGGQESAYGWQEILQQLYKRGVQEVLLGVFDGLPGLEEAFKAVYPKADVQRCVVHKVRNTLNRVRKKDQFEVAEDLKLIYRAPNKEIALQMFQQFESKWSNKYPREVQSWANELDVLLTFMDYPSSIRSVIYTTNAIERTIKEIRKRLKPMNSLSSLEAAEKVVYLTIQDFNEKWAGRKLRGFAEAYETLQQMFEKRYN
- a CDS encoding YjcZ family sporulation protein codes for the protein MMGGAYAGGFALIVVLFILLIIVGTAFVGFGY
- the ftsX gene encoding permease-like cell division protein FtsX, whose product is MKARTVRRHFRESFKSLGRNGWMTFASVSAVTVTLLMVGVFLIILFNMNKAATDMEKDVEIRVHIALNANKQDEQELKEQIESMPQVKSVQFSSKEQELQNLIKDMGDEFKLFKQDNPLYDVFIVKTKNPKDTSKVAEKISHFDHTEKVVYGEKKIKKLFRVLETARNVSLVLLIGLLFTAMFLILNTIKMNIFSRRKEIEIMRLVGATNSFIRWPFLLEGLWIGILGSVIPIAFVAVVYKVIYQYFQTHVHDHFIQILSYTPFVFQVSAIILLVGVFIGMWGSFLSVRRFLKI